The segment ATCGATTGCCAGGACACCGAGGTGGACGAAGGAGCACCAGTATGGAGGAAGGAGCCGTCAGGGTGGTTAAGGAGGATGCTATGGTGGAAGAGGAGGATGTCGGGATAGACGCGGGCACCGCCGCTAGGTAGGGAGGAAGCCAGCATCACGCACGATGGAAGGGGCGAGAGGCACACGAGGCACAGGCGCAAGGAGCAACTACGTGGGATGGTTGGTGCGAGGCGGCCGCGCACATGCGGTGCCGGCGGGGATAGCCATGGTGGCCAGTAGAGAGGCTAGAGATGTGTGGCGCAGGTGGAAGGCATCCCGCATCCGAGTAGAGGCGGCGTGGGCGGTGTGAACAAGAGTCGGCATGCGTGGGCGAGAGTCGACATGCGATGCGAGCTGGGTCCATAAATGAGTAGATCAGGATGCATGAATGGATAAGGCTCGTCATGAGACGGACGCATGGATACAAGCATTACCGATTAATAAAAGCTAAAAAAACAAGAACCCGTCACATGCCTAAAAATGGCAATGGGTTTACTTGCTCGCAATCAATCGTCGGTAATGTATCGTTTGCCATCTAAAAAGCCGATCCTCGGTACTGTCAGTTGCACTGTTCATCGCTGCGCCGGCCGTCGTAGGTTCGCTGCAGCTCGTCCACCAACCGCCGGAGCGCCAGCCGCGAGGTGCCGCCTTCGCCCACAGCCGCCCGCGCCGCCTGCCGGACCTGCTCGGCCCTGGCGCGCATCCTCCGCCCGGCCtcgccgccgtccatcagctcCCGGACCTTCTTCGCCACCTGCACCCTGCCGACCACCTCCGGCGCCGCCACGTTCGCGCCGGCCCTCACCCCGGCGCGGACGCCGGCGCCGAGGATGTCCACCACGTGCTTCGCGTTCGCGGCCTGCTCGGCCATCACGGGCCACGCCAGCAGCGGCCGCCCGGCGGCGAGGCTCTCCAGCACCGAGTTCCAGCCGCAGTGGCTCACGAAGCCTCCCACCGCCGGGTGCGCCAGCACGCGCCGCTGCGGGACCCACCCCCTGACGACCTTTCCCTGGGGCCCCGCGTCCACCGGCGGCGACCACGCGTCGTCGGAAGACCGCACGGCCCAGAGGAAGGCGTGGCCGGAGTCCGCCAGCCCGTGCGCGAGCTCCTCGAGCTGTGCCACGGTGACGTGCACCTGCGTGCCGAACGACACGTACACCACCGACCCGGGCCGCCGCTCGTCGAGCCACGGGAGGCACCCTTCCGggtcctcgtcatcgtcgtcgccgccgccgccttctggCGATTCGCCGGCGGCGAGGAACAGCGGGCCAACCAGCCAGGCGCGCGCGCCTGGGAGGTAGAATGACTCGAGGATCGCGGCGTAGTCCCCGTCCAGCGCGTCGAAGCTGTTCACCAGGACGCCCCAGCTCTTGTAGTCCCAGTCGCGGACCTCCTCGAACAAGAACCGTGTCACCGGGTCGTCGAGGTCGGCGGCCTGCGCCACGGCGTGCGGGACCTCGTCCGCGGTGATCGTGACGCTCTCCGGGAACCCCGGGACGCGGAAGGAGGCGCCGTCCTGGATGCTCTCGGCCGGAGGCGGCCTTGTCGCGAGGGAGAAGCAGAGCGCCAGGGAGAAGGCGGACATGCCGTGGAACGTCACGCGAGGGACGCCGGCGTCGCCGGCGACGCGCTGCGTGAAGCCGAGGAAGAAGTCGGAGACGAGCGCGAGCGGCGGCGCGGGGAGCGAGGCGAGGTATCCCACGAAGGGCTCCCGGAGCAGCGCCGTGGCGCGCAGGAACGCCGGGAAGAGGGAGTGCGAGGGGAGCGCGTCCGTGGACTCCACGCCCGCGGGCAGGTCCGGGTGGCTGGGGAACGGGAGCGCCACGAGGCCGACGCGCGCCGGGAGGCGGCGCCGCGCGAAGGCGAGGTTGCCTGGCGTGGTGACCACCGTGACGCTGAGGCCGCCGCCGTGGTGCGCGGCGAGCGCCGAGGCGAagtggaggagcgggagcgtgtggcccttggccatgaacgGGAACACCACGACGTGGTCGCGGCCGGAACCGGCCGAGGCGGCAGGACGCGCGGCGTCGGCGGTGGCCATGTGCTGGTTCGGCGGAGACGCGACAGGTGTACTCGCGTGGTGAGTGCGGCAGGTGACTAGCCGAGCGGACAGGGCAGGCACATCACTTCTACGCTCTACGCGGTGTAGTTTatagctagggccttgtttagtttccaaaaaattttgcaaaatttttcagattccccgtcacatcgaatctttagacacgtatataaagtattaaatatagacaaaaataaaaactaattatacagtttgatcgaaattgacgagacgaatcttttgagcccagttagtccatgattggacaatatttatcaaatacaaacgaaaaagctacaatttcgattttgcaaaatattttgaaactaaacaaggcctaggtgacGCTGGATCACTCACATATTCATCATCATCGTAAACACGAAAAACATGTGATGTAGCGTGGCATTGGCATTTCTTCCTTGGTACACCATCGTCTCtaaatatctatcatttctgttttaaaaaataactttaattaaatatatattaaaaacttTCTCTTCAGAGCAAATACAGAACAAATAACTCCGACTCTGAGAGACCCAAAAACTTATAAGCTAGAACTCAGATTAGCTGTGCTCTTAGCTCCAGCAAGAATTCTTAGAGCTTAACTAAGACCCTGTTTGTTAGGGCATTCTCAATGCATtaaatctataactcttataattcTAAACTCCACTGGTTATTTCTCtaaacatgcaagctatccacctAAGCAATGCACTACCATATTCAATTAAAATCCACTAAGCAAAACTTCAATAACTATTTATCTCAATATGCAAGTTGTCTAACTAGACAATACACTACCACATACAATTAAAATTCACTAGCACATATGACAACTGTAATGTCCACGTCAGCAAGACAAATAAGCATAGTCCACATCAACATACTACACAATCCACTAATCCGCAATTCATGTAGCAACGCGCGGGGCATGCTCCTAGGTATTAGTAGTTTATATAGCATAGGATATTGTACAAAGAAACTTCTTCTTATTGCAAGATCTTTTACTGTACACAACATAAGTAGTGATAGAAACCATATTCGCTCTTTCAATGAGCTATGAGTAATTACTTGTCCATTAATAACCGTGAAGACCTAATTTCTTGGATTTtcctctctcttcattaaatTACTTGTCACATTAGCAAATTACCCACGTGGCAATATAATtaatatatagaaactatcatAGTTTTTGCATTGTAAGCAACTTTAGGGGGCTTAGGGCTGTCGCTTTTCCAAAATAATGAAGCCAAGAAAAATCGTATTTTGTGGTTTCAACTTTTAGGAAAAAACGGTTTCAGTTCCAtcgttttttgttttgttttagcTTTGTATAAGTGTGTTTTTGCATGTACATATTTGGGAGGACATTTAATTAGGCCAGCGAAGAAACACTGACAGGTGCCAATCAGTCCAATAACTTAGGTGTAACATAGCTTAACCATTAGCCTACCCAAACAGAGGTTTCAGTATCAATTTTTTTGTCCTCGTGATGTGAGCATGCAAGATCAGTTTGGACGTGTGTCCAACAAGGAAGCGACAAGTTGATAACCAGCAATTTATTTCAATCTATTCAATCGCCTCTAAATATGAATGCTCTGATTGACTGATCGTTACTTCCTCTAGTCTATTTTATCTTGCGCAAGTTAAAATAATAAGATCTCTTAAATTACTAATATAATATCCGTGCTAACACTACGGTAAAACACTAAACAAAATTCATTAAGATTCAATATTGTATAACCAAATATTTTTGTCACACTAAAATATATGAGTCTACAATAATACTGTTATAACAAAACAATAAGCAAAACATAATTTTATCTCTAATTTGAAGAATAAATATTGTTCTTTCAACCAAACCATCCAAAATATTGTTCTTTCAAGATATAATTCCAGATTGGTAGTAAATTATGTCATATTTGGCATATTATCAGATTGGAAGCAGATAAAAAGTAACACTCCAAATAAAAATATAGAGTATGCAGAAAGTATAttacccgtgctaacgctatggCAACACGTAATAGTGCAAATCAAACAACCAAAATATGACATATGCAGTCCCGAAGAAGCAAATTTTAAGCCAATGTGTCACAACATGTCTTAGTAATAAAACATAGATGTAATGTATTTGAAAATTTCATATAAAAACAAACACATTGCTTCATCTTACCTTTTAGCACATTTATCTCCAAGAGGCTCCAAGCTTGCGTGTTTGGTACTTGCTCCAAAAGGCTGCATTGCTTATATATTTGGTGCTTGCTCATTGCTTGACCAAAATCTTATATATTTGGTACTTGCTCATTGTACGAGGACAAACATGCAAAGTTTAAAAAATAGGGGCAAACGAGCAATTGGACTTCAGAATACAGGTAGTTGCGCAATTGGACCAAATAAGAAAGTTAAAAACAAAAAAGGGGGCAAAAGGAAACAAccttttttaggccttgtttagttcaccctaaaaaccaaaaagttttcaagattctccatcacatcgaatcttgtggtacatgcatgaagcattaaatatagacaaaaacaaaaactaattacacagttttgcTTATAAAtcgcgatacgaatctttttaccttagttagtctataattgaaaaatatttatcacaaacaaacgaaaatgacatctaaacaaggccttaggtgcAAGAAAtaattttcttttcaaaaaagaaaagttCGAACAACAGCGGAACAGCCCAAGCAGGAAAGCCCATAAGAAGACCAGCCCACCATAACAGCACTGTTTCCGGGTCCAACCAAAAGTCCTGATTCCTGAACTGTCTCGTCCAATCCCAACCCGGCAACGCGATAGGAATAGGATCAATCCTCGCGTCGCGTGCTCTCGTCTCGCCTTCGCGCAGCCCCAGCTCCGTCCACCACCATCCGCCACCGTCCTCACTCTCGATCCACGCCGCAGCTACCCCGGGAGGAAACAGATCGGAGAAGGTAAGTCACAGATTTCCCTCTCGCCACCTGGATCCATGTTCTTCCCCCCGCCTCTAAACCCTAGATCTGGTTGATTCGTGcgcccacccccacccccacccccaccccgtCGAATTCCGCGGCTGATTTTGGTTTTCTAGCTTTAGATCTGTTCATTTTGGGCTGAATTTTTGAGCGATTCGTTACTTGATTTGGCGTGGCTCGCTCGTTGATTCGAAGGTTCTCGGTGGCTGGCTTTGCCGAAATCTAATTGCTATCGGCATCCGTTTGTGGCGAATGATTTGCAG is part of the Sorghum bicolor cultivar BTx623 chromosome 10, Sorghum_bicolor_NCBIv3, whole genome shotgun sequence genome and harbors:
- the LOC8065434 gene encoding UDP-glycosyltransferase 73B4: MATADAARPAASAGSGRDHVVVFPFMAKGHTLPLLHFASALAAHHGGGLSVTVVTTPGNLAFARRRLPARVGLVALPFPSHPDLPAGVESTDALPSHSLFPAFLRATALLREPFVGYLASLPAPPLALVSDFFLGFTQRVAGDAGVPRVTFHGMSAFSLALCFSLATRPPPAESIQDGASFRVPGFPESVTITADEVPHAVAQAADLDDPVTRFLFEEVRDWDYKSWGVLVNSFDALDGDYAAILESFYLPGARAWLVGPLFLAAGESPEGGGGDDDDEDPEGCLPWLDERRPGSVVYVSFGTQVHVTVAQLEELAHGLADSGHAFLWAVRSSDDAWSPPVDAGPQGKVVRGWVPQRRVLAHPAVGGFVSHCGWNSVLESLAAGRPLLAWPVMAEQAANAKHVVDILGAGVRAGVRAGANVAAPEVVGRVQVAKKVRELMDGGEAGRRMRARAEQVRQAARAAVGEGGTSRLALRRLVDELQRTYDGRRSDEQCN